Proteins from a genomic interval of Trifolium pratense cultivar HEN17-A07 linkage group LG6, ARS_RC_1.1, whole genome shotgun sequence:
- the LOC123891371 gene encoding uncharacterized protein LOC123891371 isoform X2, with amino-acid sequence MTSPHMTSQDAPARMTPHRTLNVRNPAHSAPSSNTSSGAPLRRSSNVHPAQVASAGTSNVPGPHDVSHGASARTSNVPPPHVAHDVPRAASARTSNVPLPHVASPSNSQPYDSDGAETPILSENVDPSETQNSDGKQTLTLELQGFLPSYAAASAIGDIMRSNYSKPWNSWKKIPRKTRKLWFQDFKARFNFCPPDDALARKNFERRGAVIMKNNLNKARVAKKRPDWIDQNAWDPLCEHWRTSGFKKKSIQAKTNRESDCGGFSKPVHTCGSITTSQHRANLTELNGTTPAPVDLFVYTHQHRKNKAWVDRRSEHVYEKYKCRLEELTQQASLQGTPPPKELDVWIEVAGTRKGHIYGLGSESSVFAGRRNYRGSGSASTEWVQRHEIEELKIEREEMRRENDELRDMVKQLMESLNFRPKPYTRDEVHEDIAANSNDDVTDDNDDDMSDDGEE; translated from the exons ATGACATCTCCTCATATGACATCTCAAGATGCACCTGCTCGTATGACACCTCATAGGACATTGAATGTTAGAAATCCTGCTCATAGTGCACCCTCTTCAAACACGTCTAGTGGTGCACCTCTTCGTAGGTCATCTAATGTCCATCCTGCTCAAGTCGCATCTGCTGGGACATCTAATGTCCCAGGTCCTCATGATGTTTCTCATGGTGCATCTGCTAGGACATCTAATGTCCCTCCTCCTCATGTAGCTCATGATGTTCCTCGTGCTGCATCTGCTAGGAC ATCTAATGTCCCTCTTCCTCATGTAGCATCACCATCTAATTCACAACCTTATGATTCTGATGGAGCAGAAACCCCAATATTAAGTGAAAATGTCGACCCATCTGAGACACAAAATAGTGATGGAAAACAAACTTTAACCCTCGAGTTACAagg ATTTTTGCCTTCATATGCTGCAGCTAGTGCAATTGGAGATATCATGAGGAGTAATTATAGTAAGCCATGGAACTCATGGAAAAAGATACCACGTAAAACAAGGAAATTGTGGTTTCAAGACTTTAAg gCAAGGTTCAATTTTTGTCCACCGGATGATGCATTGGCTAGAAAGAACTTTGAAAGGCGAGGTGCggtaataatgaaaaataacttAAACAAAGCTCGTGTCGCAAAGAAAAGACCAGATTGGATTGACCAGAATGCGTGGGATCCATTATGTGAGCATTGGAGAACTTCAGGATTTAAAAAGAAGAGTATACAGGCGAAAACAAATCGAGAATCTGACTGTGGAGGTTTTTCAAAGCCAGTTCACACTTGTGGCTCTATCACCACATCGCAACATAGAGCTAATTTG ACGGAACTGAATGGCACTACCCCCGCTCCTGTAGATTTGTTTGTTTACACACACCAACATCGCAAGAATAAGGCTTGGGTTGATCGAAGATCGGAACATGTCTAT GAAAAGTATAAATGTAGATTGGAAGAATTAACCCAACAAGCATCTTTGCAAGGAACTCCGCCACCAAAGGAATTAGATGTGTGGATTGAGGTTGCAGGAACAAGGAAAGGACACATATATGGTCTTGGGAGTGAATCTTCTGTATTTGCAGGCAGGCGAAATTACCGTGGTTCAGGTTCCGCGTCAACTGAATGGGTGCAAAGACATGAAATTGAAGAACTGAAAATTGAAAGGGAAGAAATGAGAAGGGAAAATGATGAACTTCGTGATATGGTAAAACAATTGATGGAAAGCTTAAACTTTCGGCCGAAGCCATATACTAGAGATGAAGTTCATGAAGATATTGCGGCTAATAGTAACGATGATGTGactgatgataatgatgatgacaTGTCTGATGATGGTGAAGAATGA
- the LOC123891371 gene encoding uncharacterized protein LOC123891371 isoform X1, translating into MTSPHMTSQDAPARMTPHRTLNVRNPAHSAPSSNTSSGAPLRRSSNVHPAQVASAGTSNVPGPHDVSHGASARTSNVPPPHVAHDVPRAASARTSNVPPPHVAHDVPRAASARTSNVPLPHVASPSNSQPYDSDGAETPILSENVDPSETQNSDGKQTLTLELQGFLPSYAAASAIGDIMRSNYSKPWNSWKKIPRKTRKLWFQDFKARFNFCPPDDALARKNFERRGAVIMKNNLNKARVAKKRPDWIDQNAWDPLCEHWRTSGFKKKSIQAKTNRESDCGGFSKPVHTCGSITTSQHRANLTELNGTTPAPVDLFVYTHQHRKNKAWVDRRSEHVYEKYKCRLEELTQQASLQGTPPPKELDVWIEVAGTRKGHIYGLGSESSVFAGRRNYRGSGSASTEWVQRHEIEELKIEREEMRRENDELRDMVKQLMESLNFRPKPYTRDEVHEDIAANSNDDVTDDNDDDMSDDGEE; encoded by the exons ATGACATCTCCTCATATGACATCTCAAGATGCACCTGCTCGTATGACACCTCATAGGACATTGAATGTTAGAAATCCTGCTCATAGTGCACCCTCTTCAAACACGTCTAGTGGTGCACCTCTTCGTAGGTCATCTAATGTCCATCCTGCTCAAGTCGCATCTGCTGGGACATCTAATGTCCCAGGTCCTCATGATGTTTCTCATGGTGCATCTGCTAGGACATCTAATGTCCCTCCTCCTCATGTAGCTCATGATGTTCCTCGTGCTGCATCTGCTAGGACATCTAATGTCCCTCCTCCTCATGTAGCTCATGATGTTCCTCGTGCTGCATCTGCTAGGACATCTAATGTCCCTCTTCCTCATGTAGCATCACCATCTAATTCACAACCTTATGATTCTGATGGAGCAGAAACCCCAATATTAAGTGAAAATGTCGACCCATCTGAGACACAAAATAGTGATGGAAAACAAACTTTAACCCTCGAGTTACAagg ATTTTTGCCTTCATATGCTGCAGCTAGTGCAATTGGAGATATCATGAGGAGTAATTATAGTAAGCCATGGAACTCATGGAAAAAGATACCACGTAAAACAAGGAAATTGTGGTTTCAAGACTTTAAg gCAAGGTTCAATTTTTGTCCACCGGATGATGCATTGGCTAGAAAGAACTTTGAAAGGCGAGGTGCggtaataatgaaaaataacttAAACAAAGCTCGTGTCGCAAAGAAAAGACCAGATTGGATTGACCAGAATGCGTGGGATCCATTATGTGAGCATTGGAGAACTTCAGGATTTAAAAAGAAGAGTATACAGGCGAAAACAAATCGAGAATCTGACTGTGGAGGTTTTTCAAAGCCAGTTCACACTTGTGGCTCTATCACCACATCGCAACATAGAGCTAATTTG ACGGAACTGAATGGCACTACCCCCGCTCCTGTAGATTTGTTTGTTTACACACACCAACATCGCAAGAATAAGGCTTGGGTTGATCGAAGATCGGAACATGTCTAT GAAAAGTATAAATGTAGATTGGAAGAATTAACCCAACAAGCATCTTTGCAAGGAACTCCGCCACCAAAGGAATTAGATGTGTGGATTGAGGTTGCAGGAACAAGGAAAGGACACATATATGGTCTTGGGAGTGAATCTTCTGTATTTGCAGGCAGGCGAAATTACCGTGGTTCAGGTTCCGCGTCAACTGAATGGGTGCAAAGACATGAAATTGAAGAACTGAAAATTGAAAGGGAAGAAATGAGAAGGGAAAATGATGAACTTCGTGATATGGTAAAACAATTGATGGAAAGCTTAAACTTTCGGCCGAAGCCATATACTAGAGATGAAGTTCATGAAGATATTGCGGCTAATAGTAACGATGATGTGactgatgataatgatgatgacaTGTCTGATGATGGTGAAGAATGA